A window of Myxococcales bacterium contains these coding sequences:
- a CDS encoding YbbR-like domain-containing protein, whose product MAVIVDAVLENWRLKVLSLLCALALYSQSHSGQDAKSVVVNLEAQLPDREDKVLATMLPPGVRITIKGTGAELDNLRASSLGLQVDLRGARSGHVTFEPRMVRGPAGARFEVIEFDPAGIDVEWEDRIKRDVPVQVSVVGTPAAGYVVKGAPLAEPTKVSVTGPASDVMAMQDVKVGAFDVRGLSEGSYPRQLPIVALPPRMRAEPPTVFVTANIVRETAERPFSRLAVVVVGNTKAKAKPAEVDVRLVCPPEIVRQLRTEQVVPQAEVTSKEASGSVSAPVVVAVDGCEAHVTPSSVVLKW is encoded by the coding sequence ATGGCGGTCATCGTCGACGCCGTGCTCGAGAACTGGCGCCTCAAGGTCTTGAGCCTGCTCTGCGCGCTCGCGCTCTATTCTCAGAGCCACAGCGGACAAGACGCGAAGAGCGTCGTCGTGAACCTCGAGGCGCAGCTCCCCGACCGCGAGGACAAGGTGCTCGCCACGATGCTCCCGCCGGGCGTGCGGATCACCATCAAGGGCACGGGCGCGGAGCTCGACAACCTCCGCGCGAGCTCTCTCGGGCTCCAGGTCGACCTGCGCGGCGCGCGCTCGGGCCACGTCACGTTCGAGCCTCGCATGGTGCGCGGGCCGGCGGGCGCGCGCTTCGAGGTGATCGAGTTCGATCCGGCGGGTATCGACGTCGAGTGGGAAGATCGCATCAAGAGGGACGTGCCCGTGCAGGTCTCGGTCGTCGGCACGCCGGCGGCCGGGTACGTCGTCAAGGGCGCGCCGCTCGCCGAGCCGACGAAGGTCAGCGTCACGGGGCCCGCGAGCGACGTCATGGCCATGCAGGACGTGAAGGTCGGTGCGTTCGACGTGCGCGGGCTCTCCGAGGGCTCCTACCCGCGTCAGCTCCCGATCGTGGCCCTCCCGCCGCGTATGCGCGCCGAGCCGCCCACCGTGTTCGTCACCGCGAACATCGTCCGCGAGACGGCCGAGCGCCCCTTCTCGCGCCTCGCCGTGGTGGTGGTCGGAAACACGAAGGCGAAGGCGAAGCCGGCCGAGGTCGACGTGCGCCTCGTGTGCCCACCCGAGATCGTGCGTCAGCTCCGCACCGAGCAGGTCGTCCCGCAGGCCGAGGTCACCTCGAAGGAGGCCTCGGGCAGCGTGTCGGCGCCCGTCGTGGTCGCCGTCGACGGGTGCGAGGCCCACGTGACGCCGTCGTCGGTGGTGCTGAAGTGGTGA
- the folP gene encoding dihydropteroate synthase — translation MEELARVVARGEAAVMGVCNVTPDSFSDGGRTFEADASVAHVDALFDDGAFVVDVGGESTRPGAPRVSADEQIRRVSSAVRHASARGFVSVDTTSARVAARALELGAHVVNDVSSLSEPELAEVVASYGAVLVLSHARGHQEAMAGFGVWPEDAYGDVVDDVLRDLDVARNEAEKRGVRAFVVDPGLGFSKSSSHSLELLRRTSELVARAGHPVLVGASRKSFLTLAAGECPPTARLGASIAAAVAAQAAGAAIVRVHDVKETRQALSLSAALGAHGPRRGGVEVVSC, via the coding sequence ATGGAGGAGCTCGCCCGCGTCGTCGCGCGTGGTGAGGCCGCCGTGATGGGCGTGTGCAACGTCACCCCCGACAGCTTCAGCGACGGTGGCCGCACTTTCGAGGCCGATGCCTCCGTCGCGCACGTCGACGCCCTCTTCGACGATGGCGCGTTCGTGGTCGACGTGGGCGGTGAGTCGACCCGTCCCGGGGCCCCGCGGGTGAGCGCCGACGAGCAAATCCGCCGCGTTTCTAGCGCCGTTCGTCACGCGAGCGCGCGGGGCTTCGTGTCGGTCGATACGACGTCGGCCAGGGTCGCCGCCCGCGCCCTCGAGCTCGGCGCGCACGTCGTGAACGACGTCTCGTCGCTGTCGGAGCCAGAGCTCGCCGAGGTGGTCGCCTCCTACGGTGCGGTGCTGGTGCTCTCGCATGCGCGCGGGCATCAAGAGGCCATGGCCGGCTTCGGCGTGTGGCCGGAGGATGCCTACGGCGACGTCGTCGACGACGTGCTCCGTGACCTCGACGTCGCCCGCAACGAGGCCGAAAAACGTGGCGTTCGCGCGTTCGTCGTCGATCCGGGGCTCGGGTTTTCGAAGAGCTCGTCGCACTCCCTCGAGCTCCTCCGTCGCACGTCCGAGCTCGTGGCGCGCGCCGGCCACCCGGTGCTCGTGGGCGCGAGCCGAAAGTCGTTCCTCACCCTCGCCGCCGGAGAATGCCCCCCCACGGCGCGCCTCGGCGCCTCGATCGCCGCGGCGGTCGCGGCGCAGGCAGCCGGCGCGGCGATCGTCCGTGTGCACGACGTGAAAGAGACGCGCCAGGCCCTCTCTCTTTCGGCGGCGCTCGGGGCGCATGGCCCGCGTCGCGGCGGCGTCGAGGTGGTCTCGTGTTAG
- a CDS encoding SUMF1/EgtB/PvdO family nonheme iron enzyme, translating to MREAVDSSRRGARLARVGAVLSAIFAIAAAAPAEAPRATAPPVEAPKAPAYTTVTDPPPEEPAPAGPAKTTFPWRNLEGKFWQVVAAAPEDPRITDLREGTRGACATGMVEVAGRMKDDSGDYFGIDGLQQLTCKKWISREWPERCAEYDRAAWLERSKNLRTVPMHFCMDRFEYPNRLGENPIVLVDWYEANALCKREQKRLCTEDEWTFACEGEEARPYPNGYAREDVCVNDRTWREFKAFGRRDSEQTMLELDRLWQGEPSGSKPRCRSPFGVYDMTGNVDEWTRGTRPGERPSVLKGGYWGPVRTRCRPATRAHGETHMFYQQGLRCCADAPEVGR from the coding sequence ATGAGGGAAGCAGTTGATTCCTCCCGGCGGGGGGCCCGCCTCGCCCGCGTCGGCGCGGTGCTCTCGGCCATCTTCGCGATCGCCGCTGCGGCTCCGGCCGAGGCCCCCCGAGCCACCGCTCCGCCCGTCGAGGCTCCGAAGGCCCCCGCGTACACGACGGTCACCGACCCTCCCCCCGAGGAGCCCGCTCCAGCGGGACCGGCGAAGACCACCTTCCCCTGGCGCAACCTCGAGGGCAAGTTCTGGCAGGTCGTCGCGGCCGCGCCGGAGGACCCACGCATCACCGACCTCCGCGAGGGAACACGCGGCGCGTGCGCGACCGGGATGGTCGAGGTCGCCGGGAGGATGAAGGACGACTCGGGCGACTACTTCGGCATCGACGGGCTCCAGCAGCTCACGTGCAAAAAGTGGATCTCGCGCGAGTGGCCCGAGCGGTGCGCGGAGTACGACCGAGCGGCCTGGCTCGAGCGCTCGAAGAACCTGCGGACGGTGCCCATGCACTTTTGCATGGACCGGTTCGAGTATCCGAACCGCCTCGGCGAGAACCCGATCGTCCTCGTCGACTGGTACGAGGCGAACGCGCTCTGCAAACGCGAGCAGAAGCGGCTCTGCACCGAGGACGAGTGGACGTTCGCCTGCGAAGGCGAAGAGGCGCGCCCCTACCCGAACGGCTACGCCCGCGAGGACGTCTGCGTGAACGATCGGACGTGGCGCGAGTTCAAGGCGTTCGGGCGACGCGACAGCGAGCAGACGATGCTGGAGCTCGACAGGCTGTGGCAGGGGGAGCCCTCGGGCAGCAAGCCGCGCTGTCGAAGCCCCTTCGGGGTGTACGACATGACGGGAAATGTCGACGAATGGACGCGCGGGACACGCCCCGGAGAGCGCCCGTCCGTGCTGAAAGGCGGATACTGGGGCCCGGTCCGCACGCGGTGCCGACCGGCGACCCGCGCCCACGGCGAGACGCACATGTTCTACCAGCAGGGCCTACGCTGCTGCGCAGACGCCCCCGAGGTCGGGCGCTGA
- a CDS encoding acyl-CoA dehydrogenase family protein, producing the protein MPIDESFAKALYFGEVAESLLFPFPKPDDAESDLVHATIDSVRRFCQKHVDSARIDREEQIPPEVMRGLAELGLMGLLVPKAYGGAGLSQTAYARIVQELAGIDTSLAVTLGAHLSLGTMGLLLFGTEAQKQKYLPRLARGEIVAAFALTEPGAGSDASAITTSAVRDGDDYVLDGTKVWTSNGGIADLFTVFARTSPAEYGAKPRITAFLVERGGGLTTGPNEKKLGIRGSSTTEVVLEGVRVPASAVLGEVGRGFKVAMEVLNRGRLSLASGCVGIAKRLLRLSVERAEERKAFGRPIGQFGLVKDKIARMLAETYALESMTYLTTGLVDAGATDSSVESAVCKVFGSETLQRVANEALQIAAGIGYMQAYPYERIYRDARINLIFEGTNEILRCFVALSGIEGPGRELSDVAKAVREPIKGFGLLSDFAMRKARSALSRDKLTQVHPELEAEGDVLGAYTTHLAKHADRAIRRHGKMIHEMQFTQKRAADMTIELYAIAAVLSRTTRALEKRGIEGARRELDVTRMFVRSAEKRLAELVAEFEANDDELRKAVAERAYVDGGYPFDVM; encoded by the coding sequence ATGCCCATAGACGAGTCGTTCGCGAAGGCCCTCTACTTCGGCGAGGTCGCCGAGAGCCTTCTCTTCCCGTTCCCCAAGCCGGACGACGCCGAGTCGGACCTCGTGCACGCCACGATCGACTCGGTGCGGAGGTTCTGCCAGAAACACGTCGACTCGGCGCGCATCGACCGCGAGGAGCAGATCCCCCCCGAGGTCATGCGAGGCCTCGCCGAGCTCGGGCTCATGGGGTTGCTCGTGCCCAAGGCCTACGGAGGCGCGGGCCTCTCGCAGACGGCCTACGCGCGCATCGTCCAGGAGCTCGCCGGCATCGACACCTCGCTCGCGGTCACGCTCGGCGCGCACCTCTCGCTCGGCACCATGGGCCTCCTCCTGTTCGGCACCGAGGCGCAGAAGCAGAAGTACCTGCCGAGGCTCGCTCGAGGCGAGATCGTGGCCGCCTTCGCGCTCACGGAGCCGGGCGCCGGCAGCGACGCGAGCGCCATCACGACGTCGGCCGTCCGAGACGGCGACGACTACGTGCTCGACGGGACCAAGGTGTGGACGTCGAACGGAGGCATCGCGGACCTCTTCACGGTGTTCGCGCGGACCTCGCCCGCCGAGTACGGCGCGAAACCTCGCATCACGGCCTTCTTGGTCGAGCGAGGAGGCGGGCTCACCACCGGGCCGAACGAGAAGAAGCTCGGCATCCGGGGCAGCTCCACGACCGAGGTCGTGCTCGAGGGCGTGCGTGTGCCCGCGAGCGCCGTGCTCGGCGAGGTCGGTCGCGGCTTCAAGGTGGCCATGGAGGTCTTGAACCGAGGCCGCTTGAGCCTCGCCTCGGGCTGCGTCGGCATCGCGAAGCGCCTCCTGCGCCTCTCGGTCGAGCGGGCCGAGGAGCGAAAGGCGTTCGGTCGGCCGATCGGGCAGTTCGGCCTCGTCAAGGACAAGATCGCGCGCATGCTCGCCGAGACGTACGCGCTCGAGAGCATGACCTACCTGACCACCGGCCTCGTCGACGCCGGCGCCACCGACTCGTCGGTCGAGAGCGCGGTGTGCAAGGTCTTCGGCTCCGAGACGCTCCAACGCGTCGCGAACGAGGCGCTCCAGATCGCCGCGGGCATCGGCTACATGCAGGCGTACCCCTACGAGCGCATCTACCGGGACGCGCGCATCAACCTCATCTTCGAGGGGACGAACGAGATCCTCCGCTGCTTCGTCGCGCTCTCGGGCATCGAGGGGCCCGGGCGCGAGCTCAGCGACGTGGCCAAGGCGGTGCGCGAGCCCATCAAGGGCTTCGGCCTCCTCAGCGACTTCGCCATGCGAAAGGCGCGCTCCGCGCTCTCACGCGACAAGCTCACCCAAGTGCATCCCGAGCTCGAGGCCGAGGGCGACGTGCTCGGGGCGTACACGACGCACCTCGCGAAGCACGCCGATCGCGCGATCCGGCGGCACGGCAAGATGATCCACGAGATGCAGTTTACACAGAAGCGCGCGGCGGACATGACCATCGAGCTCTACGCGATCGCCGCGGTGCTCTCCCGCACGACCCGCGCCCTCGAGAAGCGGGGGATCGAGGGCGCGCGACGCGAGCTCGACGTGACGCGCATGTTCGTGCGTAGCGCCGAGAAGCGGCTCGCCGAGCTCGTCGCCGAGTTCGAGGCCAACGACGACGAGCTGCGGAAGGCGGTCGCCGAGCGCGCGTACGTCGACGGCGGCTACCCCTTCGACGTGATGTAG